In Maridesulfovibrio frigidus DSM 17176, a genomic segment contains:
- a CDS encoding hybrid sensor histidine kinase/response regulator, with protein MNMEKHKILIVDDTPVNITVLSELLMDEFELSIAMSGHDALDIVNEGDMPDLILLDIMMPEMDGFEVCQRLKGDHKTSEIPIIFVTAKNEVDDEAKGFELGAVDFISKPISPPLVLARVRTQISLKASRDKLAEQNEQLIEANNLIEEVERIARHDLKNPLQTIISVPEILILSVELEDYQKDMLKRVEEAGYEMLHMINSSLDLFKMEQGTYKVQESDINLVKVLRKVIADQKSIWEIKNNEMILSLDGQALSQDDSMIICGEELLFYSMLSNLIRNALDASPDNEKITLSMNSERKSIQIHNMGAVPLDIRETFFDKYSTSGKPRGTGLGTYSARLISEAHGWQIEYVTSEEDGTAITITF; from the coding sequence ATGAATATGGAAAAACACAAAATATTAATCGTTGATGATACTCCGGTAAATATAACGGTTCTCAGTGAATTGCTTATGGACGAGTTTGAACTTAGCATTGCCATGAGTGGGCATGATGCGCTTGATATTGTGAACGAAGGTGACATGCCTGACCTCATACTTTTGGATATTATGATGCCGGAGATGGACGGCTTTGAAGTATGTCAAAGACTCAAAGGCGATCATAAAACGTCAGAAATACCGATAATATTTGTAACAGCTAAAAACGAAGTAGACGATGAAGCTAAAGGTTTTGAGCTGGGCGCGGTTGATTTTATAAGCAAGCCCATAAGTCCACCTCTTGTTTTGGCTCGTGTACGGACACAGATTTCACTAAAAGCTTCACGAGACAAGTTAGCCGAACAAAATGAGCAGCTTATAGAAGCAAATAATCTAATTGAAGAGGTCGAACGCATTGCCCGTCATGACCTTAAAAATCCGCTACAAACCATAATAAGTGTGCCTGAAATTCTTATTCTGAGCGTTGAACTGGAGGATTACCAAAAAGATATGCTTAAAAGAGTTGAAGAGGCCGGCTACGAGATGCTCCACATGATCAATTCTTCATTGGATTTGTTTAAAATGGAGCAAGGAACATACAAGGTCCAAGAGAGTGACATCAACCTAGTGAAAGTCCTTCGTAAGGTCATTGCAGATCAAAAATCCATATGGGAGATCAAAAACAACGAGATGATTCTCTCTTTGGATGGGCAAGCTTTATCTCAAGACGACTCCATGATTATATGCGGCGAAGAACTCTTATTTTATTCGATGCTGTCTAACCTAATTCGTAACGCTCTTGATGCATCCCCTGACAACGAAAAAATTACTCTGTCTATGAATTCCGAAAGAAAATCTATTCAAATCCATAATATGGGAGCGGTTCCTCTAGACATTAGAGAAACATTTTTCGACAAATACAGTACTTCTGGAAAACCACGAGGAACTGGACTGGGTACCTATTCTGCAAGGCTGATATCGGAAGCGCATGGTTGGCAAATTGAGTATGTAACTTCAGAAGAAGACGGAACGGCGATTACGATTACTTTTTGA
- a CDS encoding PAS domain S-box protein — MKNKPLLIAFVILILGCSGTLLLSQVLTNRAQGVWEQESSHAAGWFSSIITNWIEDSYAPVTGMGAVYENSDNVSEEEFYGVLDSLDKRAVASFTDSITILNQLESENKWKVEYTNSFIDTRLSQMSANKHALILETLRTASRRQGQITFGRAFLTEDETTVSPIALVINFHGKKKAILGILNISDVVNNLFEIHQPAGLGIAIEGEFDIGSGARATQIIAERSITDPIYGATTKIMLGGATISFIWAFNDDFNEGPHEGLIELTLLLGGIVSLGLAVLAFMLMQSNKIIRHKVEIATAEIKENKDLFAGLLESAPDPMVVSNEAGEIVLVNSQTEQLFGYHRTEMLGQFIEMLVPEYIRESHPANREKYLNGVKSKKMATIAAEFVAQTKEGSLVPVDMSLSPIETSSGLLVVASIRDITDRKKVEQDLKKLSIAVEQSPFSVVITDLNGTIEYVNPKFCEVTGYSFDEAIGQNPRVLKSGIQEDGIYEKLWETLSRGEEWRGEFLNKKKNGDLYWESASITPIMTKDDEITHYLAVKEDISKRKTTEEALRTSEERFALTTSGSGDGLWDFDLSNEHFWYSSRFRALLGYEDEKDFPNILESWRFALHRQDKVHTLDAFNKHIEIGAPYDVEYRLKTKQGAWRWFRSRGKSLRGEDGIAYRAAGSITDITEQKESNELLEKLINAIPTPLFITDYETREIRRVNKANAEFANMTEDELMAADVSNVYVNPEKDRPRLIEAFETGEQIEIQMVRLKTREPRWCIFRGAIVDYFGKKSLLGSFIDITDQKNIESVLNSRVAELDETQSAMLNMMDDLDEEKEKAESATLAKSDFLANMSHEIRTPMNAVIGLSHLALQTDLNSKQSDYLTKIDSSAKALLRIINDILDFSKIEAGKLEIEKAEFYLEDTVSQLINMLTVQVEDKGLELLFKIDPDVPNNLIGDSLRVEQVLINLSSNAIKFTDKGDILISTEVVDTDEQGTMLKFSVRDTGIGMTEEQIGRLFKSFSQADTSTTRRFGGTGLGLAICKRLAKLMGGDIGVESEPGKGSTFWFTARFGLHENDRVKSRVLQEDFRGMRVLVVDDNRTSRNILAGYLESMGFSPETVPSGKAAIETLEDASATVPFDVVLMDWKMPEMDGIEATKIIKKDPKLKVIPTVIMVTAFGREEIMNQAQQSGISGFLIKPVNPSLLFDTIMEVFGKNTDSRYLAERSSNLKNPALDVIRGAHILLAEDNSINQQVATEILENAGFRVDVADNGKIACDMVLKTDYDAVLMDIQMPIMDGILATKEIRKHRKFNDLPIIAMTAHAMAGDREKSLEAGMNDHITKPIDPETLFNVLVEFIPASERDQSEFKEASISAGHSEEDLFPESIDGVDIDNGLKRIGGNKKLYVRLLIEFWEDYKNYVSVIKTAIEEKPLEEATREAHTLKGVAGNMGASALFNVAEKVEKALKNGELDIGILELEPLAVELKTVMDSIASFAGKYQASQKSVAAGPAIEIENIQPIIAEMNALLEKRNPMAGRKVDDLTEVLGGLASSAVARLKKSLSKFDFAGAQKALDLIAGELEAAQSSAVTEVAVDLENIQPILSEMKELLEKRNPMAGRKADDLAEALSGMAMTSFDKLKKSLSRFDFAGALEALESIEHELNN; from the coding sequence GTGAAGAATAAGCCACTCTTAATAGCCTTCGTAATATTGATCCTAGGATGCTCTGGCACCCTGCTCTTAAGTCAGGTCCTCACAAACAGGGCGCAAGGTGTTTGGGAACAGGAGTCTTCGCATGCCGCAGGATGGTTTTCTTCCATTATTACTAATTGGATTGAAGATAGCTACGCGCCGGTCACAGGCATGGGAGCTGTCTATGAAAACTCGGATAATGTTTCGGAAGAAGAGTTCTATGGCGTATTGGATTCTTTAGATAAGAGAGCTGTTGCGTCATTCACCGATTCCATAACTATCCTTAATCAGCTTGAAAGTGAGAATAAATGGAAAGTAGAATACACTAATTCATTTATTGATACGAGACTGAGTCAAATGAGTGCGAATAAACATGCACTCATATTGGAAACCCTCAGAACGGCTTCACGGCGACAAGGCCAAATAACCTTTGGGCGTGCGTTTTTAACGGAAGACGAAACTACCGTTTCGCCGATTGCTCTTGTTATTAATTTTCACGGTAAGAAAAAGGCAATTCTAGGAATTCTTAATATAAGCGATGTTGTGAATAATTTGTTTGAGATTCACCAGCCAGCAGGGCTCGGAATTGCTATAGAAGGTGAATTTGACATTGGGTCAGGAGCGAGAGCTACACAGATTATTGCCGAACGATCTATTACCGACCCTATTTACGGAGCGACAACAAAGATTATGCTCGGCGGAGCAACTATTTCTTTCATTTGGGCGTTTAATGATGATTTCAATGAAGGCCCACATGAGGGCCTTATAGAATTAACTTTGTTGCTTGGCGGGATAGTGAGTTTAGGTCTTGCTGTCTTGGCGTTCATGCTCATGCAAAGCAATAAGATCATTAGGCATAAAGTTGAAATAGCCACGGCAGAAATCAAAGAGAATAAAGACCTTTTCGCTGGCCTGTTAGAGTCGGCACCTGATCCTATGGTCGTTTCAAACGAGGCCGGCGAGATTGTTTTAGTCAACTCACAAACAGAACAATTATTCGGTTACCATCGAACCGAAATGCTCGGACAATTTATCGAAATGCTGGTTCCTGAGTATATCCGGGAATCTCATCCAGCCAATCGTGAAAAGTATCTAAATGGCGTTAAAAGCAAGAAGATGGCTACTATCGCCGCAGAGTTTGTAGCTCAAACTAAGGAAGGTTCGCTCGTACCGGTGGATATGAGTTTGAGTCCGATCGAAACCTCGTCAGGACTACTGGTTGTCGCGTCAATTCGGGATATAACAGACCGTAAAAAAGTTGAACAAGATTTAAAAAAATTATCTATAGCCGTAGAGCAAAGTCCGTTTTCAGTTGTAATTACAGATTTAAACGGGACCATTGAATATGTTAACCCCAAATTTTGTGAAGTCACCGGATATTCTTTTGATGAAGCTATTGGACAAAATCCCCGAGTTTTAAAATCTGGAATTCAAGAAGATGGGATTTATGAAAAATTATGGGAAACTCTTTCCAGAGGAGAAGAGTGGAGAGGTGAATTTTTAAATAAGAAGAAAAATGGTGATCTTTATTGGGAGTCAGCATCGATTACTCCAATTATGACTAAGGATGATGAAATAACGCATTATCTGGCTGTTAAAGAAGATATTTCTAAACGTAAAACCACAGAAGAAGCGCTTCGCACAAGCGAGGAACGGTTTGCTTTAACTACCTCCGGCAGTGGTGACGGATTATGGGACTTCGATCTATCCAATGAGCATTTCTGGTATTCTAGTCGTTTTAGAGCACTTTTGGGATACGAAGATGAAAAGGACTTTCCAAATATTTTAGAATCATGGCGTTTCGCATTGCATCGCCAAGACAAAGTGCACACTCTTGATGCATTCAATAAACATATAGAAATAGGTGCTCCTTACGATGTCGAATATCGCTTGAAAACCAAACAAGGTGCTTGGCGTTGGTTCCGCTCTCGCGGGAAATCATTACGTGGTGAAGATGGTATCGCGTACCGTGCTGCTGGCTCCATCACTGATATTACTGAACAGAAAGAATCCAATGAGCTGCTCGAAAAGCTAATTAATGCAATTCCTACTCCCTTGTTTATTACTGACTATGAGACAAGAGAAATCAGACGTGTAAATAAAGCAAATGCTGAATTTGCAAACATGACAGAAGATGAATTAATGGCTGCTGATGTCTCTAATGTATACGTAAATCCAGAGAAAGACCGCCCTAGGTTAATCGAAGCATTTGAGACAGGCGAACAGATCGAAATTCAAATGGTGCGACTGAAAACAAGAGAACCTCGATGGTGTATCTTCAGAGGGGCAATTGTTGACTACTTTGGAAAGAAATCCCTTCTAGGCAGTTTTATTGATATTACTGATCAAAAAAACATTGAAAGCGTGCTTAATAGCAGAGTGGCAGAATTGGATGAAACCCAATCCGCGATGCTCAACATGATGGATGATTTGGACGAGGAAAAAGAAAAAGCAGAATCGGCAACTTTAGCGAAGTCTGACTTTCTCGCCAATATGAGCCATGAGATCAGAACTCCAATGAATGCTGTTATTGGTTTGAGTCACCTAGCTTTACAGACTGATCTAAATTCCAAGCAGTCAGATTATCTGACTAAAATTGATTCTTCAGCCAAAGCGCTATTGCGAATAATTAATGATATTCTTGATTTTTCAAAAATTGAAGCAGGAAAGCTGGAAATCGAGAAGGCTGAATTTTATCTCGAAGATACTGTCAGTCAATTGATCAATATGTTGACTGTACAAGTTGAAGACAAAGGACTTGAACTACTCTTTAAGATTGATCCTGATGTTCCGAACAACCTTATCGGAGACTCTCTGCGTGTAGAACAGGTTCTTATCAACTTGAGCAGCAATGCCATTAAATTTACAGACAAAGGTGATATTCTAATCTCTACCGAGGTTGTTGATACAGATGAGCAAGGTACAATGCTCAAATTCTCTGTGAGGGATACTGGCATAGGAATGACAGAAGAGCAGATCGGTAGGCTTTTCAAATCCTTTTCACAGGCCGACACTTCTACGACAAGAAGGTTCGGCGGCACAGGACTGGGGCTTGCCATATGCAAACGTTTGGCAAAACTTATGGGTGGTGACATCGGTGTAGAATCTGAGCCGGGGAAGGGAAGTACTTTCTGGTTTACCGCTCGTTTCGGCCTTCATGAAAATGATCGCGTTAAGTCGAGAGTCCTTCAAGAGGACTTCCGAGGCATGCGTGTGTTGGTTGTCGATGATAACCGCACTTCCAGAAATATTCTTGCTGGTTATTTGGAAAGCATGGGATTCTCACCGGAGACAGTTCCTTCAGGGAAAGCGGCAATTGAAACTCTTGAAGATGCGAGTGCTACCGTGCCATTTGATGTAGTGCTAATGGACTGGAAAATGCCGGAAATGGATGGAATAGAAGCTACTAAAATAATCAAAAAAGATCCGAAGCTGAAAGTCATCCCTACCGTGATAATGGTCACCGCTTTTGGGCGGGAAGAAATTATGAATCAGGCTCAGCAGTCTGGTATCTCAGGATTTTTAATTAAGCCTGTGAATCCAAGCCTTCTTTTCGACACTATAATGGAAGTCTTCGGAAAAAACACTGATTCCCGCTATTTGGCCGAGCGTTCTTCCAACTTAAAGAATCCTGCTTTGGATGTTATAAGAGGTGCTCATATCCTGCTGGCTGAAGACAACTCAATCAATCAGCAGGTTGCTACTGAGATACTTGAAAATGCAGGTTTCCGTGTAGACGTTGCAGACAATGGGAAGATCGCTTGCGATATGGTTTTGAAGACAGACTATGATGCCGTACTGATGGACATCCAAATGCCGATCATGGACGGAATTCTTGCCACCAAAGAAATTCGGAAACATAGAAAATTTAACGATCTGCCCATCATAGCCATGACCGCTCATGCTATGGCTGGTGATCGTGAAAAGAGCCTTGAAGCAGGTATGAACGATCACATCACCAAACCTATTGATCCCGAAACATTATTTAATGTGCTTGTGGAATTTATCCCTGCAAGCGAACGAGATCAATCAGAGTTCAAAGAAGCCAGCATTTCTGCGGGACATTCGGAGGAAGATCTTTTCCCCGAGTCTATCGACGGGGTTGATATTGATAACGGCCTAAAGAGAATAGGTGGAAACAAAAAACTATATGTCAGGCTCCTCATAGAATTCTGGGAGGATTACAAAAACTACGTAAGTGTGATCAAAACCGCTATTGAGGAAAAGCCCCTTGAAGAAGCAACGCGCGAAGCTCATACATTGAAAGGTGTTGCCGGAAACATGGGTGCATCGGCTTTATTTAATGTCGCGGAAAAAGTTGAAAAAGCATTGAAAAATGGTGAACTTGATATTGGGATTTTAGAACTGGAACCGTTAGCTGTTGAACTAAAAACAGTCATGGATTCCATTGCTTCTTTTGCTGGTAAGTATCAAGCCTCGCAAAAAAGCGTAGCCGCGGGCCCTGCTATTGAAATTGAAAATATTCAGCCAATTATCGCTGAGATGAATGCTCTGCTTGAGAAGCGCAATCCAATGGCTGGCAGAAAGGTGGACGACCTGACTGAAGTGTTGGGTGGGCTTGCCTCGAGTGCAGTCGCTAGACTCAAAAAGAGCCTTTCAAAGTTTGATTTTGCGGGCGCACAGAAAGCTCTTGATTTAATTGCGGGAGAATTGGAAGCCGCACAAAGTAGTGCTGTAACAGAAGTTGCTGTTGATCTTGAAAATATCCAACCTATTCTCTCTGAAATGAAAGAGCTGCTTGAGAAACGTAATCCAATGGCTGGCAGAAAGGCGGATGATCTGGCTGAAGCACTTAGCGGAATGGCTATGACTTCTTTTGATAAGCTGAAGAAGAGCCTCTCAAGATTTGATTTTGCTGGTGCTCTTGAAGCACTTGAATCCATAGAACATGAACTTAATAACTAA
- the torT gene encoding TMAO reductase system periplasmic protein TorT, producing the protein MLSKLKSLKYYFLITTLLVVFAFPIKGSAAEKLWSTQVDIWVPPFNTELKRETATYTPLQKAEKKWRIFAFIPHLKDSYWLSANYGLISEAKRLGINLVIYEAGGYEHLDTQRVQIQKCIASEKPDGIIIGAISDTGLNDLIEIAAKKKIPIVDLANTIRSPHINARVASSFQNMGLQAGEFLVKLQEKLGKPARVAWFPGPKGAGWVESGLKGFSEAIKDKPVSVIATEYGDTGRTSQGALITKVLNTYGDDIDFIVGTAPTAEAAVPMLRERNMLGKVKIISYYFTLGINRGIRRGAIAGAPTDSTVMLSKIAVDTIVRCLEEQDYYKHVAPAVVIVDQKNIKKWDSSGTLPPRGFRPTFSVN; encoded by the coding sequence ATGCTAAGCAAATTAAAAAGTTTAAAATATTATTTTCTGATTACAACGCTTCTTGTTGTTTTCGCTTTCCCCATAAAGGGGAGTGCTGCAGAGAAATTGTGGTCCACCCAAGTCGATATATGGGTTCCTCCATTTAACACGGAGTTGAAGCGAGAAACAGCAACCTACACTCCGCTGCAGAAAGCAGAAAAGAAATGGCGTATTTTCGCTTTTATTCCGCACTTGAAAGATTCTTATTGGCTTAGCGCAAACTACGGTTTGATAAGTGAAGCTAAACGACTTGGAATAAATTTGGTTATTTACGAGGCTGGTGGTTATGAGCATTTAGATACCCAGCGTGTACAGATACAAAAATGTATAGCATCAGAAAAGCCCGATGGCATTATTATTGGAGCTATTTCAGATACGGGGTTAAATGATTTAATTGAAATTGCTGCGAAAAAGAAGATTCCCATCGTTGACTTGGCGAATACAATCAGATCTCCGCATATTAACGCACGGGTGGCTTCGTCTTTTCAAAATATGGGATTGCAAGCTGGTGAGTTTCTGGTGAAACTACAAGAAAAACTAGGTAAGCCTGCCAGAGTTGCGTGGTTTCCAGGGCCTAAAGGAGCTGGATGGGTTGAATCCGGGCTTAAAGGTTTTTCCGAGGCAATAAAGGATAAACCTGTTTCAGTTATTGCCACCGAATATGGAGATACAGGGCGTACCAGTCAAGGTGCATTGATTACCAAAGTTCTTAATACATACGGTGATGATATTGACTTTATCGTTGGAACTGCCCCTACAGCCGAAGCCGCTGTTCCTATGCTGAGAGAACGGAATATGTTGGGAAAAGTAAAAATAATTTCTTATTATTTCACTCTGGGAATTAATCGAGGAATCAGACGAGGTGCAATAGCTGGAGCACCGACTGACTCAACTGTAATGCTTTCTAAGATAGCCGTAGACACTATAGTCCGCTGTCTCGAAGAGCAGGATTATTACAAACACGTTGCACCAGCAGTTGTAATCGTAGATCAGAAGAATATTAAAAAATGGGACTCTTCGGGGACACTTCCTCCCAGAGGTTTTCGCCCAACCTTTAGTGTTAATTAA